In one window of Erwinia tasmaniensis Et1/99 DNA:
- the kdpA gene encoding potassium-transporting ATPase subunit KdpA: MMASASLLIGSYLLLLMLLARPLGKGLAHLVADRPLHGFATAERGLWRVSGVENQGMRWQRYLLAILLFNAAGLLLLLLILMNQASLPLNPQQMPNLSWDLALNTAVSFITNTDWQAYAGESTLSYFSQMAGLTVQNFLSAATGIAVAFALMRGFVNREQGELGNAWRDITRITLYVLLPLSLLMALFLVSQGTLQNLHGYLDLTTLEGAKQTLPMGPVASQEAIKMLGTNGGGFFNANSAHPFENPTALSNFVQMLAIFLIPAALCFAFGDVVRDRRQGHALLWSMSLMFVAAVVVVMWAEVKGNPHFLTLGADSAANMEGKETRFGILNSSLFAVITTAASCGAVNAMHDSFTALGGMVPMWLMQIGEVVFGGVGSGLYGMLLFVLLAVFIAGLMIGRSPEYLGKKIDVWEMKMTALAILVTPVLVLLGAALAMMTDAGRSAMLNPGTHGFSEVLYALSSAANNNGSAFAGLNANTPFWNMLLAFCMLVGRFGIIVPVLAIAGSLAMKKVQPAGNGTLPTHGTLFIALLIGTVMLVGALTFIPALALGPVAEHLHMSGH, from the coding sequence ATGATGGCTAGCGCAAGTTTGCTGATTGGCAGCTATCTGCTGCTGCTAATGCTGTTGGCGCGTCCGCTGGGTAAGGGGCTGGCGCACCTGGTCGCTGACCGCCCGCTTCATGGTTTTGCCACCGCCGAGCGCGGGCTGTGGCGCGTCAGCGGTGTGGAAAACCAGGGAATGCGCTGGCAGCGCTATCTGCTGGCCATTTTGCTGTTTAACGCCGCCGGGCTGCTGCTGCTGCTGCTGATCCTGATGAATCAGGCCAGCCTGCCGCTGAACCCGCAGCAGATGCCAAACCTGAGCTGGGATCTGGCGCTGAACACCGCCGTCAGCTTTATCACCAACACCGACTGGCAGGCGTATGCCGGTGAAAGCACGCTGAGCTATTTCAGCCAGATGGCCGGCCTGACCGTGCAGAACTTTCTCTCGGCGGCCACCGGGATTGCCGTTGCCTTTGCCCTGATGCGCGGTTTTGTTAACCGCGAGCAGGGCGAACTGGGCAACGCCTGGCGCGATATTACTCGTATCACGCTGTATGTCCTGCTGCCCCTGTCGCTGCTGATGGCGCTGTTTCTGGTCAGTCAGGGAACATTGCAAAACCTGCACGGCTACCTCGACCTGACCACCCTGGAAGGGGCGAAACAGACGCTGCCGATGGGGCCGGTGGCCTCGCAGGAGGCGATTAAAATGCTCGGCACCAACGGCGGTGGCTTCTTTAACGCCAACTCGGCCCATCCGTTTGAAAACCCCACGGCGTTGAGTAACTTTGTGCAGATGCTGGCGATCTTCCTGATCCCGGCGGCGCTGTGCTTTGCCTTTGGCGACGTGGTGCGCGATCGACGTCAGGGCCACGCGCTGCTGTGGAGCATGTCGCTGATGTTCGTCGCGGCGGTGGTGGTGGTGATGTGGGCCGAAGTAAAGGGTAACCCGCACTTTCTGACCCTCGGTGCTGACAGCGCTGCCAATATGGAAGGTAAGGAAACGCGCTTCGGCATTCTGAACTCGAGCCTGTTTGCGGTGATCACCACGGCGGCCTCCTGCGGTGCGGTTAACGCCATGCACGACTCGTTTACCGCCCTCGGCGGCATGGTGCCAATGTGGCTGATGCAGATAGGTGAGGTGGTGTTTGGCGGGGTTGGTTCCGGGCTGTACGGCATGCTGCTGTTTGTGCTGCTGGCGGTGTTTATCGCCGGGCTGATGATCGGCCGTTCGCCGGAGTATCTCGGTAAGAAAATCGACGTCTGGGAGATGAAGATGACCGCGCTGGCCATTCTGGTGACGCCGGTCCTGGTGCTGCTCGGAGCCGCCCTGGCGATGATGACCGATGCCGGGCGCAGCGCCATGCTTAACCCCGGCACCCACGGTTTTAGCGAGGTGCTGTACGCGCTCTCCTCGGCGGCGAATAACAACGGCAGCGCCTTTGCGGGCCTGAACGCCAACACGCCATTCTGGAATATGCTGCTGGCGTTCTGCATGCTGGTAGGCCGCTTTGGCATCATCGTTCCGGTGCTGGCGATCGCCGGCTCTCTGGCGATGAAAAAAGTCCAGCCGGCCGGTAACGGCACGCTGCCTACCCACGGAACGCTGTTTATTGCCCTGCTGATTGGCACCGTGATGCTGGTGGGCGCACTGACCTTTATCCCCGCGCTGGCCCTTGGGCCGGTAGCGGAACATCTGCACATGTCCGGTCATTAA
- the kdpF gene encoding K(+)-transporting ATPase subunit F, with the protein MSIAVITGIVLVFILLGYLVYALINAETF; encoded by the coding sequence GTGAGCATCGCTGTGATAACCGGCATTGTGCTGGTGTTTATCTTGTTGGGCTATCTGGTCTATGCCCTGATCAACGCGGAGACATTCTGA
- a CDS encoding DMT family transporter: MKQGDIGRLLLLAAIWGASFLFMRVATPVFGSLNTAFFRVFFGCLGLLALLLVMRTPFNFKGKALLAMLLGIINSAVPLVMYCMAAKWLPAGYSAILNATTPLMGVLIGGLFFSEPLSLRKVGGVLLGLVGIAVLTASGTLGLSHSVLLGIAACLVATACYALAGFMTKKWIGDRGGLDAKLVAFGSQLGALIFMLPLFVGSISTQPAVDWHHPGVWLCVLALGLVCTAWAYVLFFRLIADIGPLRTLTVTFLIPPFGVLWGYLFLGETLSQGFIAGALLIILAVWLVTGTVAPRLPRGDAAVKR, translated from the coding sequence GTGAAGCAAGGTGATATCGGGCGGTTATTATTATTGGCGGCCATTTGGGGCGCCAGCTTTTTGTTTATGCGCGTCGCCACGCCGGTTTTCGGTTCGTTAAATACGGCTTTTTTCCGCGTCTTCTTTGGCTGTCTCGGTCTGCTGGCGCTGCTGTTGGTGATGCGCACGCCCTTTAATTTTAAAGGAAAGGCCCTGCTGGCAATGTTGCTGGGGATCATTAACTCGGCGGTGCCGTTGGTGATGTACTGCATGGCGGCAAAATGGCTGCCGGCGGGCTACTCGGCTATTCTTAATGCCACCACGCCGCTGATGGGCGTGCTGATTGGCGGCCTGTTTTTCAGCGAACCCCTTAGCTTGAGAAAGGTCGGCGGCGTGCTGCTGGGGCTGGTGGGTATTGCGGTTCTGACGGCCTCCGGCACTCTGGGCCTGTCACATTCGGTGCTGTTGGGTATCGCCGCCTGCCTGGTCGCGACGGCCTGCTATGCGCTGGCTGGCTTTATGACCAAAAAGTGGATTGGCGATCGTGGCGGTCTGGACGCGAAGCTGGTGGCATTCGGCAGCCAGCTGGGAGCCCTTATCTTTATGCTGCCGCTGTTTGTCGGTTCAATAAGCACGCAGCCAGCGGTTGACTGGCATCATCCCGGCGTCTGGCTGTGCGTTCTGGCGCTGGGGCTGGTGTGTACCGCCTGGGCCTATGTCCTGTTTTTCCGCCTGATCGCCGACATTGGCCCGCTGCGTACGCTGACCGTCACCTTTTTGATCCCGCCATTTGGCGTGCTGTGGGGCTATCTTTTCCTCGGCGAAACGCTGTCCCAGGGGTTTATTGCCGGGGCATTGTTGATCATCCTGGCGGTGTGGCTGGTGACCGGTACAGTCGCCCCCCGCCTGCCGCGTGGTGATGCCGCCGTTAAGCGCTAA
- a CDS encoding nucleoside hydrolase, which translates to MQKIIFDTDIGVDDAFALTYAAQSVDIVGITTVFGNVPVAQAVSNARLCSHKIGLNVPVYRGCSRPLIHLPTSPASTIHGKDGFGDVFDNPWNGAAGNAVDFIINSVRHSPDALTLVAAGPLTNIALAINQAPDIVPQIKQLVMMGGAFGTQGRGGNITPYAEWNMWRDPHAADQVLQSGLPVVMIPLDVTLEVLVSDDEISALNQPVLEAISRRYLQYSREKNGIAAIALHDTLTIAWLNHPEWFGIAESRVRVTPEGISRGQTLRQTEMFASGHDPCAGHPVQQLCLTVQSQRVKQHLLATLQN; encoded by the coding sequence ATGCAGAAAATTATCTTCGATACGGATATCGGCGTCGACGACGCTTTTGCTCTTACTTATGCGGCGCAAAGCGTCGACATCGTTGGCATCACCACGGTTTTTGGCAACGTGCCGGTCGCCCAAGCGGTTAGCAACGCCCGCCTCTGTAGTCACAAAATTGGCCTGAATGTTCCCGTCTATCGCGGCTGTTCGCGGCCGCTGATCCACTTGCCCACATCCCCCGCCAGCACAATACACGGTAAAGATGGTTTCGGTGACGTATTTGATAATCCGTGGAACGGCGCGGCCGGCAACGCCGTCGATTTTATTATTAACAGCGTGCGCCACAGTCCTGATGCACTAACCCTTGTTGCCGCCGGCCCGTTGACCAATATCGCCCTGGCCATTAATCAGGCACCGGATATCGTTCCGCAGATAAAGCAACTGGTCATGATGGGAGGGGCATTTGGCACGCAGGGGCGTGGCGGTAACATCACGCCCTATGCCGAATGGAACATGTGGCGGGATCCGCACGCCGCAGACCAGGTGCTCCAGTCAGGGCTGCCGGTAGTGATGATACCGCTGGATGTCACGCTTGAGGTGTTGGTCAGTGACGATGAGATCAGCGCACTCAACCAGCCCGTTCTGGAAGCCATCTCGCGGCGCTATCTGCAATATAGCCGTGAAAAGAATGGCATTGCGGCCATTGCGCTGCACGATACGCTAACCATCGCCTGGCTTAATCATCCCGAATGGTTTGGTATCGCGGAATCTCGCGTGCGCGTGACCCCCGAGGGCATCAGCCGGGGTCAAACTTTGCGCCAGACAGAAATGTTCGCGTCCGGTCACGATCCCTGTGCCGGTCACCCGGTACAGCAGCTCTGCCTTACGGTACAGTCGCAACGGGTTAAGCAGCATCTCCTTGCTACTCTGCAAAACTGA
- a CDS encoding YdgH/BhsA/McbA-like domain containing protein, giving the protein MKTIKNIAAVLVLSTVSFTSFAQSVTATGTTLDSAEAKIAAQAQQAGASYKITEANTNNVVHMTAELIK; this is encoded by the coding sequence ATGAAAACCATCAAAAATATTGCAGCTGTTCTTGTTCTCTCTACCGTATCTTTCACCAGTTTCGCCCAAAGCGTGACCGCAACCGGCACAACTCTGGACAGCGCTGAAGCTAAAATTGCCGCCCAGGCACAGCAGGCTGGTGCCTCTTATAAGATTACCGAGGCGAACACCAACAATGTTGTGCATATGACCGCAGAGCTGATTAAGTAA
- a CDS encoding TIM barrel protein yields MTIYIANAPCSWGVDDPKNPYLPPYEKVLKEAAQAGYKSIELGPWSYLPTDPTLLTSQLNQYGLSLVAGTLFDDLVSEANFPAMLELTHNICRNLAKVPTAANAHAAHLQTPYLVIIDFGHPGRARLAGQYHQAERLSDDDWQRMMRHITEISRIAQEQYGVRPVIHPHAGGCIEYADEIERLVQDIPHSVAGLCLDTGHLYYSAMDPVVWLGRYFERIDYIHFKDVNEAVFRDVIARRLDFFTACAEGVMCPIGKGAIDYPAIRVLLAERHYQGWVTIEQERDPRDAGGSLHDVTESLRYLKSIGF; encoded by the coding sequence ATGACTATTTATATCGCTAACGCGCCCTGTAGCTGGGGGGTAGATGATCCGAAAAACCCGTATCTGCCCCCTTATGAAAAAGTGCTTAAAGAGGCGGCACAGGCCGGCTACAAAAGCATCGAGCTTGGCCCGTGGAGCTACCTGCCAACCGATCCGACGCTGCTTACCAGCCAACTCAATCAGTATGGCCTGTCGCTGGTGGCCGGTACGCTTTTCGATGATCTGGTGAGCGAGGCCAATTTCCCGGCCATGCTTGAATTAACGCACAACATTTGTCGCAACCTGGCTAAAGTGCCTACGGCGGCCAATGCCCACGCTGCTCACTTACAGACGCCTTATCTGGTGATTATCGATTTTGGTCACCCCGGGCGTGCCCGTCTCGCGGGTCAGTATCATCAGGCTGAGCGCCTGTCGGACGATGACTGGCAGCGCATGATGCGGCACATCACGGAAATCAGCCGTATTGCGCAGGAGCAATACGGCGTACGCCCGGTGATCCACCCACATGCCGGCGGCTGTATCGAATATGCCGATGAAATTGAGCGGCTGGTTCAGGATATTCCGCACAGCGTGGCGGGCCTGTGTCTCGATACCGGACATCTCTACTATTCAGCGATGGACCCTGTCGTCTGGCTCGGTCGTTACTTTGAACGTATCGACTACATCCACTTCAAGGATGTCAACGAGGCGGTATTCCGCGACGTTATCGCTCGCAGGCTGGACTTTTTTACCGCCTGTGCGGAAGGCGTGATGTGCCCCATCGGCAAAGGCGCTATCGACTATCCGGCGATACGTGTTTTGTTAGCCGAGCGTCATTACCAGGGCTGGGTAACCATTGAACAGGAGCGTGACCCGCGCGATGCCGGGGGCAGCCTGCACGACGTCACCGAAAGTCTGCGTTACCTCAAATCCATTGGATTTTAA
- a CDS encoding Gfo/Idh/MocA family protein encodes MINGIKPLDRSLRWGMVGGGGTSQIGYIHRSAALRDNTFTLLAGAFDIDAERGRAFGTSLGVDSHRCYADYETLFRQEAERADGIEAVSIATPNNTHFAICKAALEYGLHVVCEKPLCFTTAEAEALAELSQKQNKIVGLTYGYSGFQLIQQARSMIAEGLLGDIRIVNMSFSHGFHNEAVELDNPSTRWRVDPKFVGPSYVLGDLATHPLFLAETLLPALKIKRLMCSRQSFVKTRAPLEDNAFVLMEYDNGAVGSLWCSAVNSGSMHGQRIRAIGSKASIEWWDEQPNQLRYEVQGEPVRILERGMSYLAPHVLEEDRISGGHAEGLFEAWSNLYRRFAIAMDATDRGDKALLARFWYPDVHAGVAGVRWVERCVESADAGAIWVDFAS; translated from the coding sequence ATGATTAACGGCATCAAACCTCTCGATCGCTCACTGCGCTGGGGCATGGTGGGCGGCGGCGGCACCAGCCAGATAGGCTATATCCATCGTTCAGCCGCGCTGCGTGATAATACCTTTACGCTGCTGGCAGGTGCGTTTGATATCGACGCGGAGCGCGGTCGTGCGTTTGGCACGAGTCTGGGCGTCGATAGCCATCGCTGCTATGCGGACTATGAGACGCTGTTCCGTCAGGAAGCGGAGCGCGCAGACGGCATTGAGGCGGTCTCGATCGCCACGCCGAACAATACCCACTTTGCCATCTGCAAAGCCGCGCTGGAATATGGCCTGCACGTGGTGTGCGAGAAACCCCTGTGCTTCACCACCGCCGAGGCAGAAGCGCTGGCAGAACTCAGCCAGAAACAGAACAAAATTGTTGGCCTGACCTACGGTTACTCCGGCTTTCAGCTGATCCAGCAGGCGCGCAGTATGATCGCCGAAGGGCTGTTGGGCGATATTCGCATCGTGAATATGTCGTTTTCGCACGGTTTTCATAACGAAGCGGTTGAGCTGGATAATCCGAGCACGCGCTGGCGCGTTGACCCGAAGTTTGTCGGGCCAAGTTATGTATTGGGTGACCTGGCGACCCATCCGCTATTTCTGGCAGAAACCCTGCTTCCGGCGCTGAAAATCAAGCGCCTGATGTGCTCACGCCAGAGTTTTGTGAAAACCCGTGCGCCGCTGGAAGATAATGCCTTTGTGCTGATGGAGTACGATAATGGCGCGGTCGGCTCGCTGTGGTGCTCAGCGGTAAACAGCGGATCGATGCACGGCCAGAGGATCCGGGCGATCGGTTCTAAAGCCAGCATTGAGTGGTGGGATGAACAGCCAAACCAGCTACGCTATGAAGTTCAGGGCGAACCGGTACGCATCCTGGAGCGCGGCATGAGCTACCTGGCACCGCATGTGCTGGAAGAAGATCGTATCAGCGGTGGCCATGCGGAAGGGCTGTTTGAGGCCTGGTCAAACCTGTATCGCCGTTTTGCCATCGCGATGGATGCCACCGATCGCGGCGATAAAGCGCTGCTGGCTCGCTTCTGGTATCCGGACGTTCACGCTGGCGTAGCGGGCGTACGGTGGGTTGAACGCTGCGTCGAGTCGGCGGATGCGGGCGCAATATGGGTAGACTTCGCCAGTTAG
- a CDS encoding LysE family translocator produces MPFSNGFLLSLSLCLDIGVANIAMITLAMQRGYMHGFWLGIGTCVGDLIYAILAMAGMAVLLQFASVRWVLWIGGSMMLLWFAWKMVQSALRPSTELSMGDIGQRLSRRQNFLRGILLAVSSPTAILWFAAVGGALIARMGNNSTAASGWFLAGFFLAGVSWTAILCASASIGGRMLGSKMLRGSYIVSALIFCYFAAYVIISGYREFIG; encoded by the coding sequence ATGCCCTTTTCTAACGGTTTTTTACTTAGCCTGTCCCTGTGCCTGGACATTGGGGTTGCCAATATCGCCATGATCACGCTGGCGATGCAGCGTGGCTATATGCACGGTTTCTGGCTGGGGATCGGCACCTGCGTTGGCGATCTGATCTACGCGATCCTTGCTATGGCCGGCATGGCGGTGCTGTTACAGTTCGCCAGCGTGCGCTGGGTTTTATGGATTGGCGGCTCGATGATGCTGCTGTGGTTTGCCTGGAAAATGGTGCAGAGCGCGCTGCGCCCCTCAACCGAACTGAGCATGGGTGATATCGGCCAGCGGCTGAGTCGGCGGCAGAACTTCCTGCGCGGCATTTTACTTGCCGTCTCCTCACCGACCGCCATCCTGTGGTTTGCGGCAGTTGGCGGCGCATTGATTGCGCGCATGGGCAATAACAGCACGGCGGCGTCAGGGTGGTTTTTGGCAGGGTTCTTCCTGGCGGGCGTAAGCTGGACGGCTATTCTGTGCGCGTCGGCCAGCATCGGCGGACGGATGCTGGGGTCAAAAATGCTGCGCGGCTCGTATATCGTTTCGGCGCTGATTTTCTGTTACTTCGCCGCCTACGTGATTATTTCCGGCTACCGCGAGTTTATCGGCTGA